One window of Desulfocurvibacter africanus subsp. africanus DSM 2603 genomic DNA carries:
- a CDS encoding FliH/SctL family protein — protein MSLSSEQAELLVREARAEKPARAQALDSGEHTEPDAEGVRFVSGRVILSMSDGLPKVTSVQEIEGKKPPVWDEKAGEEYLSRVRDKAMGKATEILAQAMADAEEIKRKAYEEGLAQGRSEALKEAAAKQSDMAEDLAQTLSAIRSAGKQAFDRQAADIVQLIRLAVERTLAVEMDQKRAEMLENLLRESLDLIDSQLNLTILVRPGERELLTPLLEASRDRYPSLSGWTIRESADLEPGGLWIESNDGIVDNTLNGRWTGVSQILDQLTLERED, from the coding sequence ATGTCTTTATCTAGCGAACAGGCTGAACTACTGGTGCGTGAGGCGCGGGCTGAAAAGCCCGCGCGCGCCCAGGCTCTGGACAGCGGCGAGCACACCGAGCCCGATGCGGAAGGTGTGCGCTTCGTCTCGGGCCGCGTCATATTATCCATGAGCGACGGCTTGCCCAAGGTCACCTCGGTGCAGGAGATCGAGGGCAAGAAACCTCCGGTATGGGACGAGAAAGCCGGCGAGGAATATCTCTCTCGCGTGCGTGACAAAGCCATGGGCAAGGCCACGGAGATCTTGGCTCAAGCCATGGCCGATGCCGAGGAGATTAAGCGCAAGGCCTACGAGGAGGGGCTGGCTCAAGGCCGAAGCGAGGCCCTCAAGGAGGCCGCGGCCAAGCAGTCCGACATGGCCGAGGATTTGGCGCAGACGCTTTCGGCCATACGATCCGCCGGCAAACAGGCCTTTGATCGTCAGGCCGCCGACATCGTGCAGCTTATCCGCTTGGCCGTGGAACGCACCCTGGCCGTGGAAATGGACCAAAAGCGCGCGGAGATGCTGGAAAACCTCCTGCGCGAATCCTTGGACCTCATCGACTCGCAGCTCAACCTGACAATCCTTGTGCGCCCCGGAGAACGGGAACTGCTGACTCCCCTGCTGGAGGCATCCCGCGACCGCTACCCCTCCCTCTCGGGCTGGACCATCCGCGAATCAGCCGACCTGGAGCCGGGAGGCTTGTGGATCGAATCGAACGACGGCATCGTGGACAACACCCTGAACGGGCGCTGGACAGGCGTATCGCAGATTCTGGACCAGCTCACGCTGGAGCGGGAGGACTAA